From a region of the Nitrospira sp. genome:
- a CDS encoding efflux RND transporter periplasmic adaptor subunit, whose protein sequence is MIGVLFVVGAAGLFGCKGEAGSSAPRPIPEVQVVETFAQTLPDEPEFIGQAEASSIVEIRPQVTGIIKQRFFPEGRDVKQGDRLYEIDPVPFRAAFVSAKGRVAQAEARLVQAKQNLARVKPLLVEQAVSQKDVDDAIAEDLAARAALEAAKGDLVKAKFDLDNTLIVAPVDGLIERTRYYQGRLVTAQTDLLTVIHQVDPMYVIVSAPESFLLKRRRDTLSKRIQHPGIYKLTGTIIFVDGTTYAHEGVLDFAEIGLQVQTGSRQARVVFPNPDRVLLPGQFVTVRFHGVSKPNAILVPQRAVQQGPKGAVVYVVGQGDQVEVRDVKATDWQEDRWLIEEGLRAGERVMVEGFQRVAPGAQVMPVTVASTTPKTPPSSVGSAKQAK, encoded by the coding sequence GTGATTGGCGTGCTTTTCGTCGTCGGAGCAGCCGGCCTGTTCGGCTGCAAGGGCGAAGCCGGCTCTTCCGCGCCTCGTCCGATCCCCGAAGTGCAGGTCGTTGAAACTTTTGCTCAGACTCTTCCCGATGAACCGGAGTTTATCGGGCAAGCCGAGGCGTCGAGCATTGTTGAGATTCGCCCGCAAGTCACCGGCATCATCAAGCAACGGTTTTTCCCCGAGGGTCGCGACGTCAAGCAAGGTGATCGTCTCTACGAGATCGATCCTGTGCCCTTCCGGGCGGCATTCGTGAGCGCGAAGGGACGAGTTGCGCAAGCCGAGGCGCGGCTCGTCCAGGCCAAGCAAAATCTGGCGCGTGTCAAGCCGTTGCTCGTGGAGCAGGCCGTCAGCCAAAAGGATGTGGACGATGCGATTGCGGAAGATCTTGCCGCGCGGGCCGCGCTGGAAGCGGCTAAAGGGGATCTGGTCAAGGCCAAGTTCGATCTGGACAATACGCTGATCGTGGCTCCGGTCGACGGCTTGATCGAGCGAACGCGTTACTACCAGGGGCGGCTAGTCACCGCGCAGACGGATCTCCTGACGGTCATTCATCAAGTCGATCCCATGTATGTGATCGTGAGCGCGCCGGAGAGTTTTCTCCTCAAGCGACGGCGGGACACCCTGTCGAAGCGGATTCAGCACCCGGGAATCTACAAGTTGACGGGCACCATCATCTTTGTGGACGGAACGACCTATGCGCATGAGGGAGTGTTGGATTTTGCTGAAATCGGGTTGCAGGTTCAGACTGGTTCCCGGCAAGCGCGGGTGGTGTTCCCGAACCCCGACCGGGTGTTGTTGCCCGGCCAGTTCGTGACCGTGCGCTTTCACGGAGTGTCGAAACCCAATGCCATCCTTGTTCCGCAACGTGCGGTCCAGCAGGGACCAAAGGGCGCGGTCGTCTATGTCGTCGGACAGGGTGACCAGGTAGAAGTCCGAGACGTGAAGGCGACGGATTGGCAAGAAGACCGGTGGCTCATCGAGGAAGGGCTCCGTGCAGGGGAACGGGTGATGGTGGAGGGATTCCAGCGAGTCGCTCCCGGCGCCCAGGTCATGCCCGTTACGGTTGCCTCAACGACACCAAAGACGCCTCCATCGTCGGTCGGCAGCGCGAAACAGGCAAAATGA
- a CDS encoding multicopper oxidase domain-containing protein has translation MRMWLLLRSTGSVRLDCARPLVSSLKAIVGGCLNLFYSWKIVVGVMMFATIPASAFAQVTMSAGELLPGTPLLESVPPVENPCPRFAPGSVVHQPPALFSHDGLLVVRFSYQTRTDMANRSLFCFMTPSGLENPTLHVKPGDQLIITVTNNTPAQSGLMRLNPPHCGPGHAHMTGASLNIHYHGTNTSPTCHSDEVIKTLINSGQTFQYRLTIPADEPPGLYWYHPHVHGLSEQAVLGGASGALVVDGIENLKPAVAHLRHRILMIRDQPTIQGLPEGVGGDPNGIPFQDLTVNHISTNATTDTTTGRTTYTPAILHMEAGERQFWRVSNSTADSILDLQVRFDSIPQPIDIVAIDGVPVNSQDGAQPGSLIQVTHFRLPPASRVEFIVNAPPAHCEVAQLVTQNINTGTDGDDAPNRPLLNIHVRAHGHHEPAEDDRVGHFEAYNPKLTRFAGLVAASVTARRLLFFDEIQPTEFFMAVEGQPKKVFDPNAGPAITATQGTVEEWTVENRTLENHEFHLHQVHFLVEAQSNFEMNGSAPAPGITGQFLDTIEVPHWDGDPSHPYPRVTLRIDFRGPDIGDFVFHCHILGHEDLGMMNIIRVQRQSTTSNAPATNFDRRLSMAIQPDLR, from the coding sequence ATGCGAATGTGGCTTCTGCTCAGGTCCACCGGCTCCGTCCGCCTGGACTGCGCCAGACCGTTGGTGTCGTCGCTCAAGGCTATCGTCGGCGGTTGCCTGAATCTCTTCTACAGCTGGAAGATTGTGGTTGGCGTCATGATGTTCGCGACGATCCCTGCCTCTGCCTTCGCCCAAGTTACGATGTCGGCTGGTGAGCTTCTTCCTGGCACCCCTCTCTTGGAGTCGGTTCCACCAGTGGAGAATCCTTGCCCTCGATTCGCTCCTGGAAGTGTCGTACATCAGCCACCGGCGCTTTTTAGCCACGATGGCCTGTTGGTCGTCCGATTTTCCTATCAAACCCGAACCGACATGGCGAACCGATCGTTGTTTTGCTTTATGACACCGAGCGGTCTTGAAAACCCGACGCTGCATGTGAAGCCCGGGGACCAGTTAATCATTACCGTGACCAACAATACGCCGGCGCAATCGGGACTTATGCGGCTCAATCCGCCACACTGTGGCCCTGGTCACGCCCACATGACAGGGGCATCGCTGAACATTCACTATCATGGCACCAACACGTCACCCACATGCCACTCCGATGAGGTGATCAAGACCCTCATTAATTCCGGCCAGACGTTCCAATATAGGCTCACTATTCCTGCCGACGAGCCACCGGGTCTGTACTGGTATCATCCCCATGTGCACGGACTATCGGAACAAGCAGTTCTGGGTGGCGCCTCCGGAGCCCTGGTCGTCGACGGAATTGAAAACCTCAAACCGGCCGTTGCGCATCTGCGTCATCGAATCCTTATGATACGGGACCAGCCGACGATCCAAGGCTTGCCGGAAGGCGTAGGGGGAGACCCCAATGGCATCCCGTTCCAGGACCTCACGGTCAACCATATTTCTACAAACGCCACGACGGACACGACAACCGGTCGCACCACCTATACCCCTGCCATCCTTCACATGGAAGCGGGAGAGCGGCAGTTCTGGCGTGTATCCAACTCTACTGCGGACAGCATTCTGGATCTCCAAGTGCGGTTCGACAGCATCCCGCAACCCATCGATATAGTAGCAATTGACGGGGTACCGGTGAACTCCCAGGATGGGGCTCAGCCTGGGAGCCTGATTCAGGTGACACACTTCCGTCTGCCGCCTGCGTCGCGGGTAGAATTTATCGTGAATGCCCCCCCTGCCCACTGTGAAGTGGCGCAGTTGGTGACCCAGAATATCAACACGGGAACCGACGGTGACGATGCTCCCAATCGGCCCCTCTTGAACATTCATGTGAGGGCTCACGGGCATCACGAACCTGCCGAGGATGACCGCGTCGGCCATTTCGAGGCGTACAATCCCAAACTGACACGGTTCGCCGGTTTGGTCGCTGCGTCTGTTACCGCAAGACGGCTACTGTTTTTCGATGAGATCCAACCGACAGAGTTCTTTATGGCTGTAGAAGGGCAGCCCAAAAAGGTGTTTGACCCGAATGCAGGACCTGCCATTACTGCGACCCAAGGAACGGTGGAAGAGTGGACTGTGGAAAATCGTACGCTGGAAAACCACGAATTCCACTTGCACCAGGTTCACTTCCTGGTGGAAGCGCAAAGTAACTTTGAAATGAACGGCAGCGCGCCGGCGCCGGGGATCACCGGACAATTCCTCGACACGATCGAAGTTCCACACTGGGATGGCGACCCGAGCCACCCGTATCCTCGTGTCACGCTCCGGATCGACTTTCGTGGGCCTGACATCGGCGATTTCGTGTTTCATTGCCACATCCTGGGTCACGAGGATTTGGGCATGATGAACATCATCCGCGTCCAGCGACAATCTACGACTTCCAACGCGCCTGCTACAAACTTTGATAGGAGGTTGAGCATGGCGATTCAACCGGATCTCAGATGA
- a CDS encoding antitoxin family protein: MGNPIRARVKGGIIEPLERINLPEGQEVMVTILAPTDREAFQRSAGQWKGTLDAEALIRDIYADRLVSTRPIPSL, from the coding sequence ATGGGCAACCCCATCCGTGCCCGCGTCAAGGGCGGCATCATCGAACCGCTGGAACGGATCAACCTGCCGGAAGGCCAAGAAGTCATGGTGACCATTCTCGCTCCAACCGATCGCGAGGCTTTTCAGCGTAGCGCAGGGCAGTGGAAAGGCACACTCGACGCCGAAGCGCTGATCCGCGATATCTACGCCGATCGGCTGGTTTCTACGAGACCAATCCCCAGCCTATGA
- a CDS encoding type II toxin-antitoxin system VapC family toxin yields MTSRYLIDTDWIIHYLNGHPNIVSRLNTLRDEGCAVSVVSLAELYEGVYNSSNPAGNERALNDFLRGVTVLSIDDETCKIFGHHRGRLRAAGKMTGDFDLLIGSTGLRHGLKVLTNNRRHFTLIEGLLIESL; encoded by the coding sequence ATGACCTCTCGGTATCTTATCGACACAGACTGGATTATTCATTATCTGAACGGTCACCCCAATATCGTCAGCCGGCTGAACACCTTGCGTGATGAAGGCTGTGCGGTGTCGGTTGTCTCGCTCGCCGAACTGTACGAAGGCGTCTACAACTCCTCCAATCCAGCGGGCAACGAACGCGCCTTGAATGATTTTCTCCGTGGGGTCACGGTTCTCAGTATCGATGACGAGACTTGCAAAATCTTTGGCCACCACCGTGGACGCCTCCGCGCTGCAGGGAAGATGACAGGTGACTTTGACCTACTCATCGGCTCTACAGGGCTCCGCCACGGGCTGAAGGTGCTGACAAACAATCGGCGCCATTTTACTCTCATCGAGGGACTTCTTATCGAATCACTCTAG
- a CDS encoding transposase, giving the protein MATDCLSQVTFEFCDKLKPVVARFDQTQASTDGGALLLKALDDRLGLSGQLAACLVHRRDPDKVHHPLRDLLR; this is encoded by the coding sequence ATGGCGACAGACTGCTTATCGCAAGTAACGTTCGAATTCTGCGACAAACTGAAGCCAGTGGTGGCGCGGTTTGATCAGACGCAAGCCAGCACCGATGGGGGCGCCCTGTTGCTCAAAGCGTTGGATGACCGCCTCGGGCTGAGCGGCCAGTTGGCGGCCTGTCTGGTCCACCGCCGGGACCCGGACAAGGTCCATCATCCACTTCGTGACCTGCTGCGGTAA
- a CDS encoding Na+/H+ antiporter, whose translation MDSLHQLEIIILLLAVVLALTTVAQRILIPYPILLVIGGLLLGIVPGLPTVTLNPDLIFLVFLPPILWAAAYFTSWRDFRRNIRPISRLAVGLVLATTAAVAGVAHALLGFGWAEAVALGAIVSPPDAVSATAIGKRLNMPRRIVTILEGESLVNDATALVLYRAAVAAVVSGGFVMGEALFQFVYAAVAGVVVGVLVGWVTRWVLHAIEDSFTEIAATLLAPYVAWVIGESIHASAVLSCVAGGIYIRQHFSKVVAPTTRLQGRAVWDLVVFLLNGVIFILIGLQLGTLREAVSSDRLWSLVIGGTLISGAAIVVRLGWIPLIATIPRYLSPKLRARDPLPPWPHVFLVAWTGMRGIVTLAAAMALPVSTSTGAPFPFRSEIILLSFAVILATLVVQGLTLAPLIRMLGVTGDSEGEEEEMHAREQAAGAALLRLNELTKADWPKPAHVEQLKLHYGGRLRRFSPDAGIDPDCKKETSEAFLRLREATLAAERSALIRLRDEGTISDEVLHRLEQEVDIEALRLGLGEQRHRG comes from the coding sequence ATGGACAGCCTCCACCAGCTCGAAATCATCATTCTGTTGCTCGCAGTCGTGCTGGCGCTCACGACCGTGGCGCAGAGAATCTTAATCCCGTATCCGATTCTGCTCGTCATCGGCGGACTCTTGTTGGGTATTGTGCCGGGTTTGCCGACCGTCACGTTGAATCCTGATCTGATCTTTTTGGTCTTCTTGCCGCCCATCTTATGGGCGGCTGCCTACTTCACGTCTTGGCGCGATTTCCGCCGGAACATCCGTCCGATCTCACGCTTGGCGGTGGGACTTGTGCTGGCGACCACGGCGGCTGTCGCCGGAGTCGCCCATGCTCTGTTGGGGTTCGGTTGGGCTGAAGCCGTCGCACTCGGCGCGATCGTTTCTCCTCCCGACGCCGTATCGGCCACGGCCATCGGTAAACGGCTCAACATGCCGCGCCGGATCGTCACAATTCTGGAAGGCGAAAGTCTTGTCAATGATGCGACGGCATTGGTTCTCTATCGGGCCGCCGTCGCAGCAGTCGTCAGCGGCGGCTTCGTGATGGGCGAGGCGCTGTTCCAATTTGTGTATGCTGCGGTGGCGGGCGTCGTGGTCGGAGTTCTGGTCGGATGGGTCACGCGATGGGTACTCCACGCCATTGAGGACAGCTTTACCGAGATCGCGGCGACGTTATTGGCTCCCTACGTGGCTTGGGTGATTGGTGAATCGATCCATGCCTCCGCGGTGCTGTCCTGCGTTGCCGGGGGCATCTATATACGGCAACACTTCAGCAAGGTGGTTGCGCCGACGACCCGACTTCAGGGACGTGCCGTGTGGGATTTGGTCGTGTTTCTGTTGAATGGTGTGATCTTCATCCTGATCGGCTTGCAACTCGGTACGCTCCGGGAAGCCGTTTCGTCGGATCGATTGTGGTCCCTCGTGATCGGCGGGACGCTCATTAGTGGGGCAGCCATTGTCGTCCGATTGGGATGGATTCCCTTGATCGCGACAATTCCACGATACCTGAGCCCAAAGCTCCGCGCCAGAGATCCTCTGCCGCCATGGCCGCATGTTTTCTTGGTGGCCTGGACGGGCATGCGAGGCATTGTGACCTTAGCTGCCGCGATGGCCTTGCCTGTTTCCACCAGCACCGGCGCGCCCTTCCCTTTCCGGTCGGAAATCATTTTGCTTAGCTTTGCGGTGATTCTTGCCACGTTGGTCGTCCAAGGGTTGACGCTGGCTCCGCTGATACGGATGCTTGGAGTAACCGGCGATTCGGAGGGAGAGGAAGAAGAAATGCATGCGAGGGAACAGGCGGCCGGCGCGGCATTGTTACGCCTGAACGAATTGACCAAAGCAGACTGGCCGAAACCGGCTCATGTCGAGCAATTGAAATTGCATTATGGAGGACGCCTGCGGCGCTTCTCGCCGGATGCCGGGATCGATCCTGATTGTAAGAAAGAAACGAGCGAAGCCTTCCTTCGACTCAGAGAAGCGACCTTAGCAGCCGAACGCTCGGCGTTGATTCGGCTCCGGGATGAAGGCACGATCAGCGACGAGGTTCTGCACCGTCTGGAACAGGAGGTGGACATCGAAGCGCTCCGTCTCGGCTTAGGCGAGCAACGACACAGGGGCTGA
- a CDS encoding helix-turn-helix domain-containing protein encodes MVTILLGPSDMKRMPTSCPAEVTLQVVGGRWKVIILWFLLEETLRFSDLQRAVAGITQKMLTQQLRELERDHIVQRTVYPHVPPKVEYSLTPLGRSLKPIVEAMHHWGLERVERQSESS; translated from the coding sequence TTGGTAACCATCCTACTTGGGCCTTCCGACATGAAACGGATGCCGACCTCCTGTCCGGCCGAGGTGACGCTGCAGGTGGTCGGTGGGCGATGGAAAGTCATCATCCTGTGGTTTCTCTTGGAAGAGACCCTGCGCTTCTCCGACCTCCAGCGCGCCGTCGCCGGCATCACCCAAAAAATGCTGACGCAGCAGTTGCGCGAACTGGAGCGCGATCACATCGTGCAGCGGACCGTCTATCCTCACGTCCCACCGAAAGTGGAGTACTCATTGACCCCGTTGGGGCGGAGCCTCAAGCCCATCGTGGAGGCGATGCATCACTGGGGACTTGAGCGCGTCGAGAGGCAGTCCGAGTCCTCATGA
- a CDS encoding NAD(P)-dependent oxidoreductase, whose protein sequence is MDSIGFIGLGKMGSAMAGNLLKAGFQLHVYNRTAEKAAALVAQGAKLAHEPGDAVQRGGIVITMLANDRALEEVGDSDRGFLERLGPEGIHLSMSTVSPWLARRLAEQHRHYGVEYVAAPVFGRPEAAAARKLWICTSGPEAAKERVRPILDSIGQGIFDFGEEPAAAHVVKLTGNFLLASAIEALAEALVLGEKNGIDRNSLADMLGSTLFACPAYQTYGRAIAQQRFRPAGFTVELGLKDVDLVLQTAADSTTPLPLAGLLHDRFLSAMARGRGDLDWAAVALNVAEEAGVSVKEAVEL, encoded by the coding sequence ATGGACTCAATCGGATTCATCGGACTTGGCAAGATGGGCAGCGCAATGGCCGGCAATCTGCTCAAGGCCGGTTTCCAGCTTCATGTCTACAATCGTACGGCTGAGAAAGCCGCGGCCTTAGTTGCACAAGGAGCTAAGCTGGCCCATGAACCCGGCGACGCCGTCCAACGCGGCGGCATCGTGATCACCATGTTGGCGAATGATCGGGCGCTGGAGGAAGTCGGCGACAGTGATCGAGGATTTCTGGAACGACTTGGCCCTGAGGGCATCCATCTTTCGATGAGCACCGTCTCTCCGTGGCTGGCTCGCCGTTTGGCGGAACAGCACAGACATTACGGAGTTGAGTATGTTGCCGCTCCGGTGTTCGGACGCCCGGAGGCGGCGGCTGCACGGAAGTTGTGGATCTGTACCTCCGGTCCTGAGGCAGCCAAGGAGCGGGTGCGTCCCATCCTCGATTCTATCGGACAAGGCATCTTTGACTTCGGCGAGGAACCGGCTGCGGCGCATGTCGTCAAGTTGACGGGGAACTTTCTGCTGGCCTCGGCCATTGAAGCTCTTGCCGAGGCGCTTGTGTTGGGAGAAAAAAACGGCATCGATCGAAACAGTTTGGCGGACATGCTGGGCAGTACTCTGTTTGCCTGCCCTGCCTACCAGACCTACGGCCGCGCGATCGCGCAGCAGCGGTTTCGACCGGCAGGCTTCACCGTGGAGTTGGGATTGAAGGATGTCGATCTGGTGCTCCAGACCGCAGCCGACAGTACGACCCCGCTTCCATTGGCCGGCTTGCTCCATGATCGATTCTTGTCGGCGATGGCGCGAGGCCGAGGAGACCTCGACTGGGCAGCGGTCGCGCTGAACGTGGCAGAGGAAGCGGGGGTGTCGGTAAAGGAAGCTGTCGAACTCTAA
- a CDS encoding MFS transporter, with protein sequence MSLVSLLRETFQGLRDDERTQGTLEVGEQLSSKRNVRWLWTGELISQLGDGLNRPAILWFVYDLTGSAVKMTFIGVLQTIPPLVLGPVIGVYLDRLSADWKLRVMISLDLARVALLAWLATLSILGMLTLPTLYTFVFLIALAAMPYGPALNSTIPSLVQASRLTAANAAIQSTATLGMLCGPAISGATVALLGVGHVLYANAATFLLAAFSKMPIRVNSEAPSPSRSGTSGGWINELAAGFRLVFVEQRIIFRVALLGALFTLASTGFTFLLPVITKNMLSGGPMALGVIWSALGLGMILMSVLLMSIARRTLIDHLLPISAGPVIEGLAMVGLAAVDSFVAALGLVIVIGAGTALVMPMITAFIQATAPQETRARALTIFGTITMVSAMAGMTAFSWAADHLGSRIALVLLGVVQMMAGVIGVMFTQSSELQTNLASRSDDHPSSKSDTGIT encoded by the coding sequence ATGTCCCTCGTGAGCTTGCTGCGCGAGACTTTTCAGGGCCTCCGGGATGATGAGCGGACACAGGGAACTCTTGAGGTCGGTGAGCAGCTGAGCTCGAAGAGAAATGTGCGGTGGCTTTGGACTGGGGAGCTAATTTCCCAACTCGGGGACGGTCTCAATAGGCCGGCGATCCTGTGGTTCGTGTACGACCTCACTGGTTCTGCTGTTAAAATGACGTTCATCGGTGTCCTTCAGACCATCCCGCCCTTGGTCCTCGGCCCAGTGATCGGTGTGTATCTCGATCGTCTGTCAGCCGACTGGAAACTTCGCGTGATGATCTCACTGGATCTCGCGCGTGTTGCGCTTTTGGCGTGGCTCGCGACCCTTTCTATTCTCGGTATGCTGACCTTACCCACATTGTACACATTTGTTTTTCTGATCGCCCTTGCTGCAATGCCGTATGGGCCGGCCTTGAACTCGACCATTCCCTCTCTGGTACAAGCTTCGCGCCTGACCGCTGCCAATGCGGCAATACAAAGCACGGCAACGCTCGGCATGTTGTGCGGACCCGCGATCAGCGGCGCCACAGTTGCCCTCCTTGGAGTGGGGCACGTCCTGTACGCCAATGCCGCCACCTTTCTGCTCGCCGCGTTCTCTAAGATGCCGATACGCGTAAATTCAGAAGCACCGAGCCCGAGCCGGAGTGGAACATCCGGTGGATGGATCAATGAACTGGCAGCCGGATTCCGGCTTGTGTTTGTTGAGCAACGAATCATTTTTCGGGTGGCCCTGTTAGGCGCCCTCTTCACCCTCGCATCGACGGGCTTCACCTTTCTCCTTCCCGTCATCACCAAGAACATGCTTTCTGGAGGGCCGATGGCTCTTGGGGTGATATGGTCGGCCCTTGGCCTCGGCATGATACTCATGTCGGTGCTGTTAATGTCGATCGCCCGGAGAACACTCATCGATCATTTGTTGCCGATATCGGCGGGGCCGGTGATTGAAGGGTTGGCCATGGTGGGTCTCGCAGCGGTTGACAGCTTTGTGGCGGCGCTTGGTCTCGTGATCGTCATCGGTGCCGGAACGGCCCTTGTCATGCCGATGATCACGGCCTTTATTCAGGCAACCGCTCCTCAGGAGACTCGTGCAAGAGCGTTGACGATCTTCGGCACCATCACGATGGTCTCCGCCATGGCGGGCATGACGGCCTTCAGCTGGGCGGCTGATCATCTGGGAAGTCGTATCGCACTCGTTCTACTTGGAGTCGTGCAAATGATGGCCGGTGTGATCGGCGTCATGTTTACGCAATCCTCGGAGCTCCAGACAAATCTCGCGAGTCGGTCCGATGACCATCCGTCAAGCAAATCGGACACCGGTATCACTTGA
- a CDS encoding ABC-type transport auxiliary lipoprotein family protein, with protein MRNDIPLKCSWANLRLGRGRQSDNSSGRAAPDFIGVCLVALALGGCVNLDRSYPEKHSYILETARPGETRASIPETVLKVRKFRVSSAFEGKELVYRTSDARYEGDFYNEWFVPPNAMLTQQTLNWMTTAGLFQYVMDSSGPLPATHLLEGTLTALYGDYRATPAKAVLAVQFFLLHEASSQAEVLWHQEYRKEVEVMERTPEALVSGWNEALRLILIALDEDLTRTLRRR; from the coding sequence ATGCGAAACGATATCCCGCTCAAGTGTTCTTGGGCGAACCTCCGCCTCGGGCGGGGGCGACAAAGCGATAACTCGTCCGGGAGAGCAGCGCCTGATTTCATCGGCGTCTGCCTTGTCGCGCTCGCGCTTGGCGGTTGCGTGAATCTCGATAGGAGCTATCCGGAGAAGCACTCTTATATTCTGGAGACGGCGCGCCCAGGCGAGACGCGCGCCTCGATTCCTGAGACCGTCCTGAAGGTTCGAAAATTTCGAGTCTCGTCGGCTTTTGAAGGAAAGGAGCTGGTGTATCGCACGAGCGATGCACGTTACGAAGGAGACTTTTACAACGAGTGGTTTGTCCCGCCCAATGCCATGCTTACTCAGCAGACGCTGAACTGGATGACAACGGCCGGCCTCTTCCAGTATGTCATGGATTCGTCAGGGCCGTTGCCTGCCACGCACCTGCTTGAGGGGACCCTCACGGCCCTGTATGGAGACTATCGTGCGACCCCTGCCAAGGCCGTTCTGGCTGTCCAATTCTTCCTCCTTCATGAGGCGTCCAGTCAGGCAGAGGTTCTGTGGCATCAGGAGTATCGGAAAGAAGTGGAGGTCATGGAACGGACGCCCGAGGCACTCGTGTCGGGTTGGAATGAGGCTCTTCGACTTATCTTGATCGCTCTTGATGAAGACCTCACTCGAACGCTCCGGCGTCGGTGA
- a CDS encoding MlaD family protein, which yields MSAKANYHKIGVFIVLGLVTLIIAIVALSGGKWFKKVVYWESYFDESVQGLAVGSPIKYRGVQLGTVEAIGFVGDVYGEELGKDDLRRYGRYILVRGSAADLNPHLTQEEKETERDDRISAGLRLRLASQGVTGVVYLEADYLDPEMYPVLEVPWKPQAAYLPSAPSSVSVLGAALHTIARDLEKADIHTIARHLDGLVLEVTKVVKDTNVQALSSQTGRVLADLERIAQQGRRVMERPELVTIVSDAARTMEGAKNLVMELSHISKQIKIASDSFPDASNRLGKSLQRVDTLLANKSQDIEDTVENLRVMSENLREITDNAKRYPAQVFLGEPPPRAGATKR from the coding sequence ATGAGCGCCAAGGCCAACTATCATAAGATCGGCGTCTTTATCGTGCTCGGATTGGTCACACTGATCATCGCGATCGTCGCGTTGAGTGGAGGGAAGTGGTTCAAAAAGGTGGTGTATTGGGAAAGCTATTTTGACGAATCCGTCCAGGGCCTCGCGGTCGGATCGCCGATCAAGTATCGCGGCGTGCAGCTCGGAACGGTGGAAGCGATCGGTTTCGTGGGCGATGTCTATGGGGAAGAACTCGGCAAGGACGACTTGCGGCGCTATGGGCGCTATATCCTCGTCCGTGGATCTGCTGCTGATCTAAACCCTCATCTCACGCAGGAAGAAAAAGAAACGGAGCGTGACGACAGGATTTCAGCGGGGCTTCGGCTCCGGCTGGCTTCACAGGGCGTGACCGGAGTGGTGTACTTAGAAGCGGATTACCTAGATCCGGAGATGTATCCGGTACTGGAAGTGCCGTGGAAACCTCAAGCTGCGTACCTGCCTTCCGCTCCGAGCAGCGTGAGTGTATTGGGTGCCGCTCTCCATACTATAGCCAGAGATTTGGAAAAAGCCGACATCCACACAATAGCCAGACATCTGGATGGCCTTGTGCTTGAAGTGACGAAAGTGGTCAAAGACACAAATGTGCAGGCATTGAGTAGCCAGACGGGCCGAGTGCTGGCCGATCTTGAGAGGATCGCTCAACAAGGTCGCCGGGTTATGGAGCGCCCAGAGTTGGTCACCATCGTGTCGGACGCAGCCCGCACGATGGAAGGGGCAAAAAACTTGGTCATGGAGTTGTCACACATCTCCAAACAGATCAAGATCGCGTCCGACAGCTTTCCGGATGCCTCGAACCGGTTAGGGAAGAGCCTCCAGCGAGTCGACACGCTGCTCGCAAATAAGAGTCAAGATATCGAGGACACAGTAGAGAATCTGCGCGTCATGTCAGAGAACCTTCGGGAAATAACCGACAATGCGAAACGATATCCCGCTCAAGTGTTCTTGGGCGAACCTCCGCCTCGGGCGGGGGCGACAAAGCGATAA